ACTATCTTATGTTAAATTGAAAAAATACCTTTTATATCATCATTGCTTTTGCTTTAAGAAGTAAAAGCTTCATGGATTTGGCTCAATGGCTTGGTTAGCAAAGGTTCAAAATGCGCTATTCCGACTTTTCCGTTACCTTAATCACAAGGGTATCCTTAATTGGTATAGGCAAATTTCTACCAAATATTATCACCCTTACCTCAATCTCTGCCCCTATTAACTTAGGACCTATAACTAACCGTAAGGGCACATCAAATATATCAGTAGGCTGCAAGTGTCTCAAATCCCCAATGTGTTGCCTGAAAACATAATCACCATTCTGTTCTTCATACTTGGGATAATTTAATTCATCATGGCTAGCTGGCCTTATTCCATGACTAAGTGTCTCTGCAATAGACCGATATACTGGTTTCCTATAAATCTTATCAGCAATATAAAAGCCTTCTTTCTTAGGAGTACGTATCTCTACAGTAGCGTCTTCAAGATAGACTGTCCCCTCGTTTAAAAGTGTTATATTAATTTTAGCAGAATGCTTCTCGAATAATTCATAGCAATCATCATCCTTATAGGTTTTATTGATATTTTTTAGGTTTTCCAGAAGGGTTTGTGTACTTCTTTTTTCATAGGGCGAAGGTTGGCCGAAAGGGTCAGCAAAATCAAGATATGGCTCTCGCAGTGCTTCAATCCCAGGAAATAACATTTTCTGTATCGCCCGGTCTGTTCGTTCCTTTTCTTCTTTTTCTCGTCTAGCTAGAATAGCCTGAATCTCGTCCGCTTTGCGTTGGGAGGTGAGTTTTTGGGGTACATTGGGTTTTAAACACAGTTCTTTATTGAGGTCAGTTCCAGAAAAATAACAGGTAATAGTATGATTAAACGCGTCCTGTTGTTTTCGCTGCTCAAACATCTTATCAATATCCTTTCGCATTAAAGGAAAGGTGGCTGTTCCTTTTCGTATGAAACTTTCTCCGGGCCTGCGCAATTGCTTGTCAGTGCCGAACTGCTTTTTCATCATGTACGGCTTATCAGGGCTGGCTGGAATTTTAAGTACACCAACAAGCTGATTTCCCTTGTATTTATGGGCATAGTAGTCGATACGTAGATCAGGTTCGATATTGTCTAGTATAAGTTTCTGATATATGGCTGAATCGAAAAACTGCTCTTCTATTGGGTGAATGGCAAAAGAACCGTCGCTACTCTTTTTTACACCCACGATTATTAGCTTGTCACCGTCGATGGGGGCATTGGCCATCCCAATAACATCTTTTAGCAACTCGTAAAAATTTTCCTTTCGATACTGAATTGCCTTAAAGTCAAGGCGGGTGCTCTCATTTTCAAACTCGATCAGATCATCTATATCCATGTTAACTCTATTTTGTCAGTTGTGGGAGTAAATGCCGAATACCTTCCAAAATCAGGGGTACATAGGCACTACTGGCTGCGTCTAATAGTAGACTTTCAATTATTTGCATGGACTTGCCTATAAGATCAAAATTGGGCTTATCCTTATTGGCCTGTTTTTCAAGGGTTGCGACCTGTAAAGCGACCTGCTCTTTTATATCGGGCTCAATATCGGTAGCCTCTTGAAGTTGACTCTTTATTTGCTCAACCAACTCTTTAATAGCAGTAACGACCTGCCCTGATGAGCTAATTTGCTGGGTATTCTGATTACCTTGAACGACGTTATTTTGATTGCCTTTGGTTTGGTAATTAGTACCGAACGTGACATTTTCGGCGTGAACGTGCCCGATGGTATGTTCGAGAATACGGTTTACCTTGTCTTGGTTATTCATAACTGAAAAGTTAGTATCAGTCCCTAATTCATCGCTAAGCACTAATAAAAACTGTAGGAGATTGGTTTTGACTTGTGACAGAACTGCCGTTATCGTAAACTCTGAAAGTTGAATCCAAGCCTTTTCAATGATCCAGCCATCATATAATTTTTCTAACGCCTTAAGGATGTGAGGGCTTAGGTTGAATGTTAAATAGGACCCATGGTTATCACCTAATGGTCTTAATATTGATTCCAGACTTGCTACTGTTGACAATAGCGGATAACCTTCCTGAAGTTTTACTAAATACGGATGAGGAGATCCTTGGAAATGTAAGCTGGCCCTTCTAGTAATAATCCCGCCGTAGGTGGGTTGAGCTAAATTACCCCATATTTCCAGTCCTACAAGCCTATAATCAGGTAGTAACTCTTCTGAAGCATACCCATTAAGCTCACTTTCAACCCAAGTTTTTAGCCTGTCATTCTTAAGCTTAAAAGAGAGAACCAGAGTTTTACGCAAACAGTCTTCTAGGGTTTTATCCTTATCGGTCAGGTCTCGAATAATTCCATCAATCCATTCCGCAATTTGTTCTTTGTTCATTAAGTAGATAGGGTATGGTTTACCTGCAAATTATCAAATTACCTCGTTGGTTGGGTAACAAAATGGCCTCTTTATTAATACGTGTAGCTACACGTATTTCCCTCGACCTGCCCTCCTTTTTTTTCGGTGGCTTAAGGGCGGGTCTTACCAATTTATTAATCCGGGTTTGCCCTCCTGTTTTTCGCCCTGTACCTGTCTGACCTTTGCTCGCACGCTTAATTATTATCCTGTTTCAAGGAGACCAAAGCCCGGACATTTATAAGGCGGCATTCCGTCTGTTACGACCGATGGACACGCCCAACCGAATCTTGTAAGCATTCTAGGAGCCGAGGATCGACTTAACAACTAGACTGATTGTTGTCATGACTGCTAGACGAAAAGAGTAAGAGGTTTGATTTGCGTCTAACAGGGTGTCGCGGTTGACTGGATCGCCAAAAGCGAAACTTGTAACGAAAAGACCGACTTGTTACCGACCCCTACGTGAAGTTGCTTGATTATTGTCCTGTTTCGACAATGCCGAAAATGAGACTATTGCAAATGCGTCTTAGCGGTATCGCGGTCAAGCCAATTGTTGAGGGCGAAACTTGCCCCAAGATTAAATGCATCTGGCTTGTTAACGGCCCCTATAAGAAGATGCTTACTTATTGTCCAGTACTGGCAAGGCTGAAAACTGGACAATTGCATCTGAGTCTACTAGGGTGTCGCGGCCAGACATGCCAGAGCAACCGAACATTGAACAAAAAATAAACATGAAAAAGAAGCTGAAACTCCAACCGCAACAAATGCAAAAGATGACCAATTACAAGACGGCACTCCGTCTGTTACGGGCTAACGGCAAGCCGCCAACAACTTGTCCACGTTTAGAAATTAAATGGCCGACTATACTAGCCAACGCTTTAAGACAGATTTACCCTTCTTTTTCTTCCAACAGCCGTTCGTACGATTCAAGGGGCTTTCTGTTGAAAGTAAATCAATTCGTTCTTAGCTGGTTAATTTTTTACGTAGTTGCATCTATCTAGCCATAATAATAGAATATAATCTATTTTTATGGCTCATATTTTATGATAATAATCTAAATTTTATTATTTATATTATTGATAATCAATTTTTTATATACTTATACGTAGAGTTAACAGTTTGTAGTATTGTAAAATATATTCTATTTAATTACACTGATAATAGAATATATTCTATTATTGTAATCCAGTCCCCTACTCAGAGGACTAATAAAAATAATCATTTGCTAGTCTGTGCTATTGAAACGGTCATGAAAGGAAAGCTAAAACACGGAGATCAGGCGCGTATTGCTGAGATAACAGGCTTTACGCACGACTATGTGAAGAAGGTTATGCAGGGTATTCGGCATAACAAAAAAATCCTAGAAGTGGCCGAACAAATGGTAGCTATTCGTGAGCAATTATCACAGGAAAATAATCGGCAAGAAGTCCTATGAAAAAAATTGCCGAAATATGGTATGTGCCTCTTGAAGAGCTAGTTACTCAGTGTTACATCTCTGAGGATACGATTCGTACAGGCTATAAACGAGGTTCGCAACATTGGCAATCAATTGTCGATCCTGCTGATCGTCGGCGTCGCCTGATACGATACGACACAATGGCTACTAAATACCAATCGGTCGTTCGCCGTGCGCTTTGCGGTGGTCTGGAACCTTGGGAAGTTGCGACAAAAAAATCATATGAAGTTTTGAGTGAACGGTACAGTTTACCAGAGCTTTTAGAGCAGGTTTTACAGGATGGCTATCGGCGTTATCTGGGTTTGTACCCAGCCAGCGACACCAGCCGGGACGCTGAACACTCTCAAAAGAGCCTCGCTCGTGCGGCTGCTGTGGTTGAATTGTTGGGCGCGTATATACGGGAGCGTGAGATAAAGGAAAGTAGCTATGCACCCTACGATGAGGCTATCAACTGGCTTGAATCAGACGGTAATTATGAGTTCTATTTTCCTAAAAAATACCTGCCATGCCACCGTGTACGGTTAAAGGAAAAGGTAGTACAACGATTCGGTAAGCCTGGCGTCGATCCGCAACCCATCACGGACGTGATTAAGCTACCCCGTGAGGGTAATAAGAGCCGGGATAAATTCAAGTCGGACGAAGAACTAAATGCCTGGCTAGTTATCGCCAGACTGGAAAGCGGGACACCTGATCAATACGTGGTGCGTAAGATTCAGGAGGTTTGCCGGGTGGTTGGGCGTGAGGTTCCCTCAAACTCATGGTTCGTCCAGGCGATCAATGACCCTAAGATCAGACGACTAACCGCCGATTCACGGCATGGGGTCGGTACGAAACTAGCGGGTCGGTATAAGCATTCGATTTCAATGGCTCGTGCCATGTATGCGGGTGACTGCTGGATGATGGACGCCACACGGGTGAATTTTATTGCTCATCAAGCCTCGAAAACCAGTAAAGAACAGGCTTCGTTGTTCGTTATCGCTATCCGGGATGCCTATTCAGGGGACATTGTAGGGGTGCATTTTGACACAAAAGAAGACCGTTGGGGCTATGCAAACGCCCTGAAAATGGCCGCAAAATCGACGGGCTATCTGCCTCATACGCTGGTTTATGACCGTTTTCCGGGGCATATCACCGACGAAATGCAGTCAATTTTAGGAGCAATGGAGCGTAAAGGTGTGCAGCTTATTTGCACACATAAAGCAACAGGTAAAGCCCTCCTGGAGCGTTGGTTTGATACCCTTCAGACTGTGTTTCTGTCCAGGTCAAAATACTATTACGGGCAGGGGATCACCTCTACCCGCACATACGCCCACCGTTCGCCTGAACATCTGCTGAAGGTGACCAAAGAAGCCAAACTGGAAGGCTGGGACTTTGATAAAGCCTGGCAAGAGGCATGGAAACGGATTGAAGAATATCGCCAAACGCCTGTAAGCTACTATTCTAAAAAGCATACAGGTTTGGACATCAGCCCGGCCACGCTTCACGCTCAGAGTGAAAAGCCGAACGTCATTCCAATTGAGATTTGGGAAGAAGCTTCGCTGTTCTGGATGACCAAAATATTCAAGCTGGAGCGGCCTGTAATTCGCCAAACAGTTCATGGTCAGGAATATGAATATCATATCTACGACAATGAGCTGATGAATCGGGAGTCTATCGCGATCCGCTATGAAGAAGCTGACCCAACCCGGATCATGCTGTTCGGTGTCGGTGTGGATGGGCGGGTGTCTGATCATTGTTTAGGGGAATTGGAGCATTCGACAAAGATTACCATGTACGGCCCTGGCGCTGAAAAATCACGGCTGGCGGGTCGAATGGAAAAGATTGACCAGTTCCAGGATCGTGATAAAGCGGAGTTGGAGCGGATCACCAGCGCGGCCACCTACAGCCCGGAATACCTGCTTAGTATGAATCGATTCCTGCCCAAGGAGGAACAGGAGTCCAACGAATCCAGGCTGATCTATGCGCAAATGGGGCTAGTGGTTGAGTCGGAATCCCATCGTCCTGCCAACGCCAAAGACAAAACGGCCAAACCCAAGCCCCTGCCTACCTCGTCGGAGGTGCCTGATACGGCGGGATGGATCAATAAAAGCTTTTACAACCAATAAACCTAGTGAGAAAATGACCATGCAAACCCAAGCGGCTACGTTAGCCCCCATCCAACCACCCAAGCCCGAACCCACGCTGTATAAGGTTCTTCGGGATCATTCATTAGGCGAATTGCAAAATCAAGACGCCGAAACACTACGGGCTTACAAAGCCATTCTAGCGGCCAAAACGGAGGAGATCACCCGCCGAATGACCACTACGAACCTGTTCATTACGCAAGTCGATGATCTACGCGCTGATATACGTTGTTACACGATGATTCAGACCGAAATCGACGCTTATCTGGCGCGTGAATTTCATTCAAAATAACCGTTTAAAAGCGATTTAAACGGCATTTAACCCCCTAAAACCTCTGAGAAAATGGTAACGGAACAGCAAAAACATCAAATTGCCCGGCTCATTGAGTTGGAAGCCGAACGGCAGGGTAGTTGGCAACGGGCGGCTACCCGGCTGGGTGCTAATCAGGTGACCTTGCGCTATAACATGCAACAGCCTGAATTATGGAACAAGGTCAGTGAGGCCATGTGGGTCAAAGTGGCTGGAAAGTTAGAGTACAATCTTAACGATGAAGGCTGGCACCTGGTTAAAACGCAGAATGTCAAAATCATGATGAACATTCTGGACCGGGCGCAAAATGAGCAACTATTTATGGCGGTGAGCCATCCGGCTGGCCACGGTAAAACGGCTGGGATTCGCATGTATCGGCAGGAAAAATACGGCGTCTTCTATGTGGAGTGCGAAGAAAGCTGGAGCCACAAACGATTCGTGCAAAAGCTGGCTGAAGAGTTGGGTATATCGGTCGAACGCTATAGCGTCTCTGAGCTTACGGATATGATTGTGGATGTGCTTCGGGATAAGGCGTCTACTACACGTCCCTTGCTAATCATCGATGAAGCCAATAAGCTCAAACCATCATCGCTTCGTCTGTTTATTCCCCTGTTTAACAAACTTCAGGATCAAATCGGCATGGTGCTGGTTGGCGCTCACGATCTCAAGCGGATTATTCTAAACGGGGTTCGCCGGGATGCGCGGGGGATGGATGAACTAGCTTCCCGGCTTGGTCGCTCGTTTGTGGACCTTCAGGGGATTTTTGAGCAGGATGTCAAGGCGATCTGTAATGCCAATGGTCTAACTGATTCAGCGGCCCAACAACGGATTTGGCAACGGCTAATGCC
This window of the Spirosoma aerolatum genome carries:
- a CDS encoding AlbA family DNA-binding domain-containing protein produces the protein MDIDDLIEFENESTRLDFKAIQYRKENFYELLKDVIGMANAPIDGDKLIIVGVKKSSDGSFAIHPIEEQFFDSAIYQKLILDNIEPDLRIDYYAHKYKGNQLVGVLKIPASPDKPYMMKKQFGTDKQLRRPGESFIRKGTATFPLMRKDIDKMFEQRKQQDAFNHTITCYFSGTDLNKELCLKPNVPQKLTSQRKADEIQAILARREKEEKERTDRAIQKMLFPGIEALREPYLDFADPFGQPSPYEKRSTQTLLENLKNINKTYKDDDCYELFEKHSAKINITLLNEGTVYLEDATVEIRTPKKEGFYIADKIYRKPVYRSIAETLSHGIRPASHDELNYPKYEEQNGDYVFRQHIGDLRHLQPTDIFDVPLRLVIGPKLIGAEIEVRVIIFGRNLPIPIKDTLVIKVTEKSE
- a CDS encoding AbiTii domain-containing protein, encoding MNKEQIAEWIDGIIRDLTDKDKTLEDCLRKTLVLSFKLKNDRLKTWVESELNGYASEELLPDYRLVGLEIWGNLAQPTYGGIITRRASLHFQGSPHPYLVKLQEGYPLLSTVASLESILRPLGDNHGSYLTFNLSPHILKALEKLYDGWIIEKAWIQLSEFTITAVLSQVKTNLLQFLLVLSDELGTDTNFSVMNNQDKVNRILEHTIGHVHAENVTFGTNYQTKGNQNNVVQGNQNTQQISSSGQVVTAIKELVEQIKSQLQEATDIEPDIKEQVALQVATLEKQANKDKPNFDLIGKSMQIIESLLLDAASSAYVPLILEGIRHLLPQLTK
- a CDS encoding ATP-binding protein, which translates into the protein MVTEQQKHQIARLIELEAERQGSWQRAATRLGANQVTLRYNMQQPELWNKVSEAMWVKVAGKLEYNLNDEGWHLVKTQNVKIMMNILDRAQNEQLFMAVSHPAGHGKTAGIRMYRQEKYGVFYVECEESWSHKRFVQKLAEELGISVERYSVSELTDMIVDVLRDKASTTRPLLIIDEANKLKPSSLRLFIPLFNKLQDQIGMVLVGAHDLKRIILNGVRRDARGMDELASRLGRSFVDLQGIFEQDVKAICNANGLTDSAAQQRIWQRLMPTRQEINGKYYWVATQDLRVLKQAVKHEKATLRLAAQGNDGKLNPTEMESAMGGRVVELAA